A window of the Gossypium hirsutum isolate 1008001.06 chromosome A03, Gossypium_hirsutum_v2.1, whole genome shotgun sequence genome harbors these coding sequences:
- the LOC121217837 gene encoding uncharacterized protein, which yields MLRILERVAGLNTGSKGRRSVTERLRSNKAKLFRGVTEVAPNVVGYCVWSTERIVDDLNCTLEHKLKGAVSLLSDEAYQWWLTVKEGTQPDRLSWEFFKSDFQGKYVGACYIDARRCEFLNVTQGDRSVAEYEAKFLRLSHYTRGMVASEYERCVRFEEGLWDNLRVLIAPQREQEFSILVEKAKIAKKVKCAERQNRDREMGKNKRI from the coding sequence ATGCTGAGGATactagagagggtcgctgggctgAACACTGGATCTAAGGGTCGAAGgtcggttacggaacgactccgGTCCAATAAAGCTAAActttttaggggtgtcacagaagTCGCCCCTAATGTGGTTGGGTACTGTGTGTGGTCCACTGAGAGGATAGTGGATGATTTAAACTGTACCCTTGAGCATAAATTGAAAGGTGCAGTCTCGTTACTTAGcgatgaggcatatcagtggtggctgactgttaaggagggcacACAGCCCGATCGTCTGTCTTGGGAGTTCTTTAAATCTGacttccaagggaagtatgtgggagcTTGTTACATCGATGCTCGTAGGTGTGAGTTTCTAAACGTTACTCAGGGAGACCGATCAGTGGCAGAGTATGAGGCTAAATTTCTAAGACTGAGCCACTATACGCGAGGTATGGTGGCGTCTGAGTATGAGAGATGTGTCCGTTTTGAGGAAGGCCTTTGGGATAATCTGAGGGTACTGATAGCTCCGCAAAGGGAGCAAGAGTTCTCTATTCTAGTGGAGAAAGCAAAGATCGCCAAAAAGGTTAAGTGCGCTGAGCGCCAAAACAGAGATCGTGAGATGGGTAAGAACAAGAGGATTTGA